One Cydia splendana chromosome 21, ilCydSple1.2, whole genome shotgun sequence genomic region harbors:
- the LOC134801187 gene encoding uncharacterized protein LOC134801187 has product MKLNLFKRSMIFATFFGSCLCIALIVASLGTTHWIDARARRTSNPLDSEGRISFGLFEGHKELNFGYGWRSHNFSVKAGTHPARRWAWMGTAAQLAAALVSCGGACVLAALGSAARTRAMPRPLIISNSLAVLFTLGAIAVWLTEYYLRLQHNVMSDEDLANTWSSDGTADLGLSFWLVVAASISAFVNNVCIMVAMADERDADTIAPALEEKVNGAIMLY; this is encoded by the exons GATTTTCGCGACCTTTTTCGGGTCGTGTTTGTGTATAGCGCTGATAGTGGCGTCTTTGGGGACGACGCATTGGATAGATGCGAGGGCGAGGAGGACGTCGAATCCTCTGGATTCTGAGGGGAGGATCAGCTTCGGGCTGTTTGAGGGGCATAAGGAGCTCAACTTCGGATATGGGTGGAGGAGTCATAATTTTAGTG TAAAAGCGGGCACTCACCCGGCACGGCGCTGGGCTTGGATGGGCACAGCGGCTCAGCTAGCGGCAGCACTCGTATCATGTGGCGGCGCCTGCGTACTGGCCGCTTTAGGGTCTGCGGCGCGCACGCGGGCTATGCCGCGCCCGCTCATCATTAGCAACTCGCTGGCAG TACTCTTCACCCTCGGCGCTATTGCAGTATGGCTGACGGAGTACTACCTACGGTTGCAGCACAATGTGATGTCAGACGAGGACCTGGCTAACACCTGGAGCTCTGACGGTACAGCTGACCTGGGGTTATCCTTCTG GCTCGTGGTCGCCGCGTCCATATCGGCGTTTGTGAACAACGTTTGCATCATGGTCGCCATGGCCGACGAGCGAGACGCAGATACCATAGCTCCCGCTCTAGAGGAGAAGGTCAACGGGGCTATCATGCTATATTAA